The following coding sequences are from one Verrucosispora sp. WMMD573 window:
- a CDS encoding anti-sigma regulatory factor yields MTQLTGQPTTDDDIVHLTVPADGGYLSVLRTATAGLAARLQFALDEIEDLRIAVDEACAMLLAIAAADAELDCRFSVTEDALTVEVTVPTMPGARLPAESSFAWKVLTALTTSAGARASDGRATISLLTRRASGW; encoded by the coding sequence GTGACTCAACTGACCGGCCAGCCGACGACCGATGACGACATCGTGCACCTCACCGTGCCCGCGGACGGCGGCTACCTGAGCGTGCTCCGCACCGCCACCGCCGGCCTCGCGGCCCGTCTCCAGTTCGCCCTGGACGAGATCGAGGATCTGCGCATCGCGGTCGACGAGGCGTGCGCGATGCTGCTCGCCATCGCCGCCGCAGATGCCGAACTGGACTGCCGCTTCTCGGTCACCGAGGACGCACTGACCGTCGAGGTGACCGTGCCGACGATGCCCGGCGCCCGACTGCCCGCGGAGTCGTCGTTCGCCTGGAAGGTGCTCACCGCGCTGACCACCTCGGCGGGGGCGCGAGCGAGCGACGGCCGGGCGACCATCTCGCTGCTCACCCGACGCGCTTCCGGCTGGTGA
- a CDS encoding diacylglycerol kinase family protein codes for MRAVLLVNPKATTTSERARDVLVRALRSEVDLSVRYTRQRGHATTLAREAAEEGVDAVVTLGGDGTVNEVVNGLMTATTAGGAEPTADRLPALATVPGGSTNVFARALGLPREWPEGASMIMEGLRLGRRRTIGLGRADDRYFTFCAGFGLDASVIHRVEEARRRGRVSSPSLYFRAFTAQFLLGNERRHPAIQLERPGEATESDLATIIVQNTAPWTYVGDREVNPNPAASFDLGLDVLALRQLGVASTTRTVTQFFSPAPDPHGRQVLRLHDVAEFTLFASRPQAFQLDGDYLGEREKVRFTSVPAALRVIC; via the coding sequence ATGCGGGCCGTCCTGCTGGTCAATCCGAAGGCCACCACCACCAGTGAGCGCGCGCGTGACGTGCTCGTCCGAGCGCTGCGCAGTGAGGTCGACCTCTCCGTGCGCTACACCCGCCAACGCGGCCACGCCACCACGCTGGCTCGGGAGGCCGCCGAGGAGGGTGTCGACGCAGTGGTCACCCTCGGTGGCGACGGCACGGTGAACGAGGTGGTCAACGGGCTGATGACAGCGACCACCGCAGGTGGCGCCGAACCGACGGCCGACCGGCTGCCGGCCCTGGCCACCGTGCCGGGCGGCTCGACGAACGTCTTCGCCCGGGCGCTCGGCCTGCCCCGGGAATGGCCGGAGGGCGCCAGCATGATCATGGAGGGGCTGCGGCTGGGCCGACGCCGCACCATCGGCCTCGGCCGGGCCGACGACCGCTACTTCACCTTCTGCGCCGGCTTCGGGCTCGACGCATCGGTGATCCACCGCGTCGAGGAGGCGCGCCGCCGGGGCCGGGTCTCCTCCCCCTCGCTCTACTTCCGAGCGTTCACCGCGCAGTTCCTGCTGGGCAACGAGCGACGACACCCGGCGATCCAGCTGGAGCGACCGGGCGAGGCGACCGAGAGCGATCTGGCCACGATCATCGTGCAGAACACCGCCCCGTGGACGTACGTCGGGGACCGGGAGGTCAACCCGAATCCGGCCGCGTCGTTCGACTTGGGGCTCGACGTGCTGGCCCTGCGCCAGCTCGGCGTCGCCAGCACGACACGCACCGTGACGCAATTCTTCTCTCCGGCACCCGATCCTCATGGTCGCCAGGTGCTGCGGCTGCACGACGTAGCCGAGTTCACGCTGTTCGCGAGCCGTCCGCAGGCTTTTCAGCTCGACGGCGACTATCTTGGCGAGCGGGAAAAAGTCAGATTCACAAGCGTTCCCGCCGCACTCAGAGTAATCTGTTAG
- a CDS encoding WhiB family transcriptional regulator — protein sequence MDWRHHAVCRDEDPELFFPIGTSGPALLQVEQAKAVCRRCSVTDQCLQWALESGQDAGVWGGMSEEERRAVKRRGGLRVLRAHSA from the coding sequence ATGGACTGGCGTCACCATGCTGTCTGCCGCGACGAGGACCCGGAGCTGTTCTTCCCGATCGGGACGTCCGGTCCGGCTCTCCTGCAGGTCGAGCAGGCCAAGGCCGTCTGCCGGCGCTGCTCCGTGACCGACCAGTGCCTGCAGTGGGCGCTGGAATCCGGTCAGGACGCTGGCGTCTGGGGCGGAATGAGCGAGGAGGAGCGGCGCGCCGTCAAGCGTCGCGGCGGCCTCCGGGTGCTGCGCGCTCACTCCGCCTGA
- a CDS encoding CbiX/SirB N-terminal domain-containing protein — MLLVAHGSRDPRAAEATRALARAVAAARPGMPVLPSWLDHTEPGPTEALRGLVAAGHSRAVLVPLLLTAAYHRRVDIPAAVAAAQRSGPPIEVRVTDVLGPVRGEVDPALLTGLRRRLGEARPGKCDAVVLAAAGTRDAAARGSVGRVAAALGAALHIPARVSYASAAPPDAGAAVTRLRAAGARRVAVAAYFLAPGLFHDAVAAAARDAGAVAVASPLTDVPDLVELILRRVTAASTHS, encoded by the coding sequence CTGCTGCTGGTCGCGCACGGCAGTCGCGATCCCCGGGCGGCCGAGGCGACCAGGGCTCTGGCCCGGGCGGTCGCCGCCGCCCGCCCCGGTATGCCGGTGCTGCCGAGCTGGCTCGACCACACCGAGCCCGGTCCGACCGAGGCGCTGCGGGGGCTGGTTGCGGCCGGTCACTCCCGGGCGGTGCTGGTGCCACTGCTGCTGACCGCCGCCTATCACCGTCGGGTGGACATCCCGGCGGCGGTGGCGGCGGCCCAGCGGTCCGGCCCACCGATCGAGGTGCGGGTCACCGACGTGCTCGGGCCGGTGCGGGGCGAGGTGGACCCGGCGTTGCTGACCGGGTTGCGACGGCGGCTCGGCGAGGCGCGGCCGGGAAAGTGCGACGCCGTCGTGCTGGCCGCTGCGGGGACCCGTGACGCCGCGGCCCGGGGATCCGTCGGGCGGGTGGCCGCCGCGCTGGGCGCGGCCCTGCACATCCCGGCCCGGGTGTCGTATGCCTCGGCCGCACCGCCGGATGCCGGTGCGGCGGTGACCCGACTGCGGGCGGCTGGCGCTCGACGGGTGGCCGTGGCGGCCTACTTCCTGGCCCCCGGGTTGTTCCACGACGCGGTGGCGGCGGCGGCCCGGGATGCCGGCGCGGTCGCGGTGGCGTCCCCGCTGACCGACGTACCGGATCTGGTGGAGCTGATACTCCGCCGGGTGACCGCCGCGTCGACTCACTCCTGA
- a CDS encoding phosphoadenylyl-sulfate reductase, whose amino-acid sequence MSALVSAAGLGLVGAAAVATADPSRRDPDELRALAERAGRELEGAPASEIARWAAETFGDRFCVTSSMADAVLAHLVSRVAPGVDVVFLDTGLHFPETLAVRDQVARTLPVRVRSIRPRLTVGQQDGEYGPRLFNRSPDECCQLRKVEPLERALTDYDAWAAGLRRDESPTRANTPVVTFDARRGKVKVNPIAAWTQADVDAYIARWNVPVNELFRHGYGSIGCWPCTRRTGAGEDSRAGRWAMFEKTECGLHV is encoded by the coding sequence GTGAGCGCCCTGGTCTCCGCCGCCGGTCTGGGCCTGGTCGGCGCCGCCGCCGTGGCCACCGCCGATCCGTCCCGACGCGATCCGGACGAGTTGCGGGCGCTGGCTGAACGGGCCGGTCGGGAGCTGGAGGGCGCCCCCGCGTCGGAGATCGCCCGGTGGGCGGCGGAGACCTTCGGGGACCGGTTCTGCGTGACCAGTTCGATGGCCGACGCCGTCCTCGCTCACCTGGTCTCCCGGGTGGCGCCCGGGGTGGACGTGGTCTTCCTCGACACCGGGCTGCACTTCCCGGAGACCCTCGCCGTCCGCGACCAGGTGGCGCGTACGCTCCCGGTGCGCGTCCGGTCCATCCGGCCGCGGCTCACCGTCGGGCAGCAGGACGGTGAGTACGGACCGCGGCTGTTCAACAGGTCTCCGGACGAGTGCTGCCAACTGCGCAAGGTGGAGCCGCTGGAGCGGGCGCTCACCGATTATGACGCCTGGGCCGCCGGCCTGCGCCGCGACGAGTCGCCGACCCGCGCCAACACGCCGGTGGTCACCTTCGACGCGCGTCGGGGCAAGGTGAAGGTCAACCCGATCGCGGCCTGGACGCAGGCGGACGTGGACGCGTACATCGCCCGGTGGAACGTGCCGGTCAACGAGCTGTTCCGGCATGGCTACGGCTCGATCGGCTGCTGGCCGTGCACCCGGCGGACCGGTGCCGGTGAGGACTCACGCGCGGGCCGCTGGGCGATGTTCGAGAAGACCGAGTGCGGGCTGCACGTCTGA
- a CDS encoding nitrite/sulfite reductase — protein sequence MAVSEIPARPPRAPRRPRGEGQWALGHREPLNPNERIKKDDDPLNVRARIENIYAHRGFASIDPQDLRGRFRWWGLYTQRKAGIDGGRTAVLEPHELEDEFFMLRVRVDGGQLDLTQLRTIAEISREFARDTADITDRQNIQYHWIRVEDMPEIWRRLESVGLQTTEACGDCPRIVLGSPVAGVAEAERIDPTPAIDEIVKRYVGDKQFSNLPRKFKSSISWLVDTPYEANDIAFLGVDHPEHGPGFDLWVGGGLSTNPMLAQRLGVWVPLSEVPDVWAGVVGIFRDYGYRRLRHRARLKFLVADWGVAKFREVLEKEYLGRTLLDGPAPALPERPIDHIGVHRQRDGRDYVGAAPVVGRVSGTQLAQLADVVEAHGSERVRLTPYQKLLVLDVPPERTESLVAGLREIGLEAQPSAWRRGTMACTGIEYCKLAIVETKARGEELVARLEQRLRDFDADISIHINGCPNACARTQVADIGLKGQLVTGPDGRQVEGFQVHLGGGLGMAEGHTAGFGRKLRGLKTTAEELPGYVERLAVRYLAGRTEGETFANWVIRVDEEELR from the coding sequence ATGGCAGTCAGCGAGATTCCGGCCCGCCCACCGCGGGCGCCCCGGCGCCCCCGTGGCGAGGGCCAGTGGGCGCTCGGGCACCGGGAGCCTCTCAACCCCAATGAGCGGATCAAGAAGGACGACGATCCGCTGAACGTGCGGGCCCGCATCGAGAACATCTACGCCCACCGCGGGTTCGCCTCCATCGACCCGCAGGATCTGCGTGGCCGGTTCCGGTGGTGGGGCCTGTACACCCAGCGGAAGGCAGGCATCGACGGCGGGCGCACCGCCGTGCTGGAGCCGCACGAGCTGGAAGACGAATTCTTCATGCTGCGGGTACGCGTCGACGGCGGCCAGCTCGACCTGACCCAGTTGCGGACGATCGCCGAGATCTCCCGGGAGTTCGCCCGGGACACCGCGGACATCACCGACCGGCAGAACATCCAGTACCACTGGATCCGGGTCGAGGACATGCCGGAGATCTGGCGGCGGCTGGAGTCGGTCGGATTGCAGACCACCGAGGCGTGCGGAGACTGTCCCCGGATCGTGCTCGGCAGCCCGGTTGCCGGGGTGGCCGAGGCCGAGCGGATCGATCCCACCCCCGCCATCGACGAGATCGTCAAGCGGTACGTCGGCGACAAGCAGTTCTCCAACCTGCCGCGCAAGTTCAAGTCGTCGATCTCCTGGCTGGTGGACACCCCGTACGAGGCGAACGACATCGCCTTCCTCGGTGTCGATCACCCGGAACACGGCCCGGGCTTCGACCTGTGGGTCGGCGGGGGCCTGTCCACCAACCCGATGCTGGCCCAGCGGCTCGGCGTCTGGGTGCCGCTGTCCGAGGTACCCGACGTCTGGGCCGGCGTGGTGGGGATCTTCCGCGACTACGGCTACCGACGACTGCGCCACCGGGCCCGGCTGAAGTTCCTGGTCGCCGACTGGGGCGTGGCCAAGTTCCGGGAGGTGCTGGAGAAGGAGTACCTCGGTCGGACCCTGCTCGACGGTCCGGCACCGGCACTGCCGGAGCGGCCGATCGACCACATCGGCGTGCACCGGCAGCGGGACGGCCGCGACTACGTCGGTGCCGCCCCGGTGGTCGGGCGGGTTTCCGGGACCCAGCTCGCCCAACTCGCGGACGTCGTCGAGGCGCACGGCAGCGAGCGGGTGCGCCTGACTCCGTACCAGAAGCTGCTGGTGCTCGACGTGCCGCCGGAGCGGACGGAGTCGCTGGTCGCGGGCCTGCGTGAGATCGGCCTGGAGGCTCAGCCGTCGGCCTGGCGGCGCGGCACCATGGCCTGCACCGGCATCGAGTACTGCAAGCTGGCCATCGTCGAGACCAAGGCACGCGGCGAGGAACTGGTGGCCCGGCTGGAGCAACGACTGCGCGACTTCGACGCGGACATCTCCATCCACATCAACGGCTGCCCCAACGCCTGCGCCCGCACCCAGGTCGCCGACATCGGCCTCAAGGGCCAGCTGGTGACCGGGCCGGACGGCCGTCAGGTGGAGGGCTTCCAGGTGCACCTCGGCGGTGGGCTCGGCATGGCCGAGGGCCACACCGCCGGCTTCGGGCGCAAGCTGCGTGGCCTGAAGACGACCGCCGAGGAGCTGCCCGGGTACGTCGAGCGGCTCGCCGTTCGCTACCTGGCCGGCCGGACCGAGGGCGAGACGTTCGCCAACTGGGTGATTCGGGTCGACGAGGAGGAACTGCGATGA
- a CDS encoding glycosyltransferase family 39 protein: MVGIGVRLSGGRLRSVPVWLVPATVTLLVTLVGLDTAQLWRDELATWSAATRGLGGLFRLAGTIDAATGPYYLFMHAWLASAGDSVAALRLPSALAMAATAGLTAVLGHRLWDTRVGTLAGLLFAVLPGTSRYGQEARPYALVSALAVLSTLLLVDALRRRTRRRWIGYAAATTALGLTHLVALTLLAAHAVAVLTTTIRADPATDADAEGRRDRPSDSGKWQSPAPGRVVGYWLAALVPVAVAVVPLALTAGGQRGRQLDWVDAARPGDLAALAGGVAQSGVVGGVLVGLAALGAARAGRRALLPLSSVLAPVLLLFLAGLVVPLWVPRYLVFVVPFGCLLAGAALTSVRLPAALAVVALAGLLGLPEQAALRRTHEWPRTATVDYRATAGIIAASRRPGDAVVYSPRDSWLFLDLGLRYHLGGRVPRDALLAEGQEGRGDLWAAECDRPAECLAGVDRVWLVLAGRSSDPLAAVPGAKGDALRDRFTVTEVWPRAGLTLALLTRHG, translated from the coding sequence GTGGTCGGGATCGGCGTCCGGCTGAGCGGCGGGCGGCTGCGCTCCGTACCGGTATGGCTGGTGCCGGCGACGGTCACGCTGCTGGTCACGCTGGTGGGGCTGGACACCGCCCAGCTCTGGCGCGACGAGCTGGCGACCTGGAGCGCCGCCACCAGGGGACTGGGCGGCCTGTTCCGGCTGGCCGGCACGATCGACGCCGCCACCGGCCCCTACTACCTGTTCATGCACGCCTGGTTGGCCTCGGCCGGCGACTCGGTGGCGGCGCTGCGCCTGCCCTCCGCCCTGGCCATGGCCGCGACCGCCGGTCTGACCGCCGTACTCGGGCACCGGCTCTGGGACACCCGCGTCGGCACCCTCGCCGGCCTACTGTTCGCGGTGCTGCCCGGGACCTCTCGATACGGGCAGGAGGCGCGACCGTACGCCCTGGTCAGCGCGCTCGCCGTGCTGAGCACGCTGCTGCTGGTCGACGCGCTGCGACGGCGCACCCGGCGACGCTGGATCGGCTACGCGGCGGCGACCACCGCCCTCGGGCTCACCCACCTGGTGGCTCTCACCCTGCTCGCCGCCCACGCGGTCGCCGTGCTCACCACAACCATCCGCGCCGATCCCGCCACTGACGCCGATGCCGAGGGCCGGCGTGACCGGCCGAGCGACAGCGGGAAATGGCAGTCGCCAGCACCCGGCCGGGTGGTCGGGTACTGGTTGGCCGCCCTGGTGCCGGTGGCGGTGGCGGTGGTGCCGCTGGCCCTGACGGCCGGCGGACAGCGGGGCCGGCAGCTCGACTGGGTGGACGCCGCCCGGCCCGGAGACCTGGCGGCCCTGGCAGGCGGGGTGGCGCAGAGCGGCGTCGTCGGCGGTGTGCTGGTCGGACTGGCCGCGCTCGGCGCGGCCCGGGCCGGCCGTCGGGCGCTGCTGCCGCTGAGTAGCGTCCTGGCACCGGTGCTGCTGTTGTTCCTGGCCGGGCTGGTCGTCCCCCTGTGGGTGCCCCGCTACCTGGTCTTTGTGGTGCCCTTCGGTTGCCTGCTGGCCGGCGCGGCACTCACCTCCGTCCGGCTACCCGCCGCGCTGGCGGTGGTGGCTCTGGCCGGCCTGCTCGGCCTACCCGAGCAGGCGGCCCTGCGCCGTACCCACGAGTGGCCACGCACCGCCACGGTGGACTACCGGGCCACGGCCGGGATCATCGCGGCAAGCCGGCGGCCCGGCGACGCGGTGGTCTACTCGCCCCGAGACAGCTGGCTCTTCCTCGACCTCGGCCTGCGCTATCACCTGGGCGGTCGAGTCCCACGGGACGCGCTGCTGGCCGAGGGGCAGGAAGGCCGGGGTGACCTGTGGGCCGCCGAATGCGACCGCCCGGCGGAGTGCCTGGCCGGAGTCGACCGGGTCTGGCTGGTGTTGGCCGGGCGGTCATCCGACCCCCTCGCCGCCGTGCCGGGCGCCAAGGGGGACGCGCTACGCGACCGCTTCACGGTGACCGAGGTCTGGCCGCGCGCCGGCCTCACCCTCGCCCTGCTGACCCGACACGGCTGA
- a CDS encoding PAS domain-containing sensor histidine kinase — translation MSTLRDLAEEHTRLRRVDIDHLHRIAGDWQLLSDLSFADLLLWVPVDGEGSFLCVAQVRPTTAPTAYQDDQVGRIVGGPEVAHLEVAYGQGRIWREGDPVWYGDVPARHEAIPVRLRAADGESGEVIAVVGRDTNLSTARTPSQLELNYLTTADDLAQMIADGTFPPPRHPGETTSAPRVGDGLVRLDAGGKVTYASPNAQSAYRRLGHASLLVGEDLAALHRRLAGDPLEGTDAANGILAALRGEAPPRREIDARGATMLTRALPLMPAGVPIGALVLVRDITEVRRRDRALITKDATIREIHHRVKNNLQTVAALLRLQARRVSMPEARVALEESVRRVASIALVHETLAMSSDEAVEFDGIVDRVANAATEVAATEVSVAMRRTGTFGVLPAEIATSLVMVLNELLLNAVEHGFPPAGDDAPVTVGPAKPEVVVSAHRLRRMLHVTVADNGRGLPAGFEAEGGAKLGLQIVRALVTGELRGTIELRPGAAGGTEAFLALPLARSAPEGRGGG, via the coding sequence GTGTCAACGCTGCGCGATCTCGCCGAGGAGCACACCCGCCTGCGCCGGGTCGACATCGACCACCTGCACCGCATCGCCGGTGACTGGCAGTTGCTGTCCGACCTCTCCTTCGCCGACCTGCTGCTCTGGGTTCCGGTGGACGGCGAGGGCAGCTTCCTCTGCGTGGCCCAGGTCCGCCCGACCACCGCGCCGACCGCGTACCAGGACGACCAGGTGGGACGGATCGTCGGCGGCCCGGAGGTGGCGCACCTGGAGGTCGCCTACGGGCAGGGGCGCATCTGGCGGGAGGGCGACCCGGTCTGGTACGGCGACGTGCCCGCCCGGCACGAGGCGATCCCGGTCCGACTGCGCGCGGCCGACGGCGAATCCGGCGAGGTGATCGCCGTGGTGGGCCGGGACACCAACCTCTCCACCGCGCGTACCCCCAGCCAGCTGGAGTTGAACTACCTCACCACCGCCGACGACCTGGCGCAGATGATCGCCGACGGCACCTTTCCGCCGCCCCGGCACCCGGGCGAGACCACCTCGGCGCCGCGGGTCGGTGACGGGCTGGTGCGGCTGGACGCCGGTGGCAAGGTCACCTACGCCAGCCCCAACGCGCAGTCGGCGTACCGTCGCCTCGGTCACGCCTCGCTCCTGGTCGGTGAGGATCTCGCGGCGCTGCACCGGCGGCTGGCCGGTGATCCCCTGGAGGGCACGGACGCCGCGAACGGCATCCTCGCCGCGCTGCGCGGCGAGGCGCCGCCGCGACGGGAGATCGACGCGCGGGGGGCGACCATGCTCACCCGGGCCCTGCCACTGATGCCCGCCGGTGTGCCGATCGGCGCGCTGGTGCTGGTCCGCGACATCACCGAGGTACGCCGACGTGACCGCGCGCTGATCACCAAGGACGCCACCATCCGGGAGATCCACCACCGGGTGAAGAACAACCTGCAGACGGTGGCGGCGTTGCTGCGCCTACAGGCCCGCCGGGTGTCCATGCCGGAGGCGCGGGTCGCGCTGGAGGAGTCCGTACGCCGGGTGGCGTCGATCGCTCTGGTGCACGAGACGCTCGCCATGTCCAGCGACGAGGCGGTGGAGTTCGACGGGATCGTCGACCGGGTGGCCAACGCGGCCACCGAGGTGGCGGCGACCGAGGTGAGCGTCGCGATGCGCCGTACGGGCACCTTCGGCGTGCTGCCGGCCGAGATCGCCACCTCACTGGTGATGGTGCTCAACGAGCTGCTGCTCAATGCGGTCGAACACGGCTTCCCGCCGGCCGGTGACGACGCTCCGGTGACCGTCGGGCCGGCGAAGCCCGAGGTGGTGGTCTCGGCGCACCGGCTCCGCCGGATGCTGCATGTCACCGTCGCGGACAACGGCCGGGGCCTGCCGGCGGGGTTCGAAGCCGAGGGCGGCGCCAAGCTCGGGTTGCAGATCGTCCGGGCGCTGGTCACCGGGGAACTGCGCGGGACCATCGAGTTGCGCCCCGGCGCAGCCGGCGGCACCGAGGCGTTTCTGGCCCTTCCGCTGGCGCGCAGCGCCCCCGAGGGCCGCGGCGGCGGGTGA
- a CDS encoding SIS domain-containing protein, protein MAADIDEQPAGYERLLSTEHAAAIARVAAAVAERRPRHVVFTARGTSDHAALYGAYLSEIRLGLPAGLASPSAVTLFGARPDLSDALVVGVSQSGGSPDLTEVLRAARDSGALTLAVTNAPDSPLATTAELSVDIAAGHERAVAATKTYTAELLALLMLVEGIRAGDGVLPVEERRALADLPELAARTLTDPVAAQLAPRYRFAAQIVTTGRGYAYPTAREAALKLMETSYLPALAFSGADLLHGPLAMTDPDVPVLAVVGSGPGGRSMGEVLPRLGERRADVVVVGSAEIDGATRLAVPEVDERYAPLLDILPLQRLALALALTRGEDPDAPRGLKKVTATM, encoded by the coding sequence ATGGCCGCCGACATCGACGAGCAGCCGGCCGGTTACGAGCGGTTGCTCTCCACTGAGCACGCCGCCGCCATCGCCCGGGTGGCCGCAGCCGTCGCCGAGCGCCGCCCCCGACACGTGGTGTTCACCGCACGGGGCACCTCGGACCACGCCGCGCTCTACGGTGCCTACCTCAGCGAGATCCGCCTCGGCCTGCCGGCCGGTCTGGCCTCGCCGAGCGCGGTCACCCTATTCGGCGCCCGGCCGGACCTCTCCGACGCCCTGGTCGTCGGGGTCAGCCAGAGCGGCGGATCTCCCGACCTGACGGAGGTGCTCCGGGCCGCCCGCGACTCCGGTGCCCTCACCCTCGCTGTCACCAACGCCCCGGACTCCCCGTTGGCGACGACCGCGGAACTCTCCGTGGACATCGCGGCGGGACACGAACGGGCGGTGGCCGCCACCAAGACCTACACGGCCGAGTTGCTCGCCCTGCTGATGCTGGTGGAGGGGATCCGGGCGGGTGACGGCGTGCTGCCCGTCGAGGAGCGCCGGGCGCTGGCCGACCTGCCCGAGCTGGCCGCCCGCACCCTCACCGACCCCGTGGCGGCTCAGCTCGCGCCGCGTTACCGCTTCGCCGCCCAGATCGTCACCACCGGCCGGGGATACGCGTACCCGACCGCCCGGGAGGCGGCGCTGAAGCTGATGGAGACGTCCTACCTGCCGGCGTTGGCATTCTCCGGCGCCGACCTGCTGCACGGGCCGCTGGCCATGACCGACCCGGACGTGCCGGTGCTGGCGGTGGTCGGCTCGGGGCCGGGCGGGCGGTCGATGGGCGAGGTGCTGCCCCGGCTCGGTGAGCGCCGCGCCGACGTGGTGGTGGTCGGCTCCGCGGAGATCGACGGCGCCACCCGCCTCGCCGTGCCCGAGGTCGACGAGCGGTACGCCCCGCTGCTGGACATCCTTCCGTTGCAGCGGCTGGCGTTGGCGCTCGCCCTGACCCGGGGCGAGGACCCGGACGCGCCGCGCGGGTTGAAGAAGGTCACCGCGACGATGTGA
- a CDS encoding tetratricopeptide repeat protein produces MAEGTDDRALPATEELILARRALDSGELSHAADHVAAALARAPTLPEVHETLARLAAASGDGGIDLFPLQHHTFVGAVVARAHLLAAAGRPADGLDLLVAATAHAPGADWAGVPWVTSPELAERLGPEQAARVLMQVCAAVPDPVPPPNRSALAPYLTLARNAITVHPEHALLLGTASALARRVEEIPLAVRWASRGVRAAPSKMGEVWLGYALRSAGRTREALAALRRAVEHDPDDLAVYADIAGTLADHGRLEAALGWIERALARNPSFDCAVHTAHRLRFLRDGAVRHLVALADFIRDHPDDSHEHGDLAECCRGRPWLGQLTPVAPARGTSGQPGTGHDGTQPPPRTTPPPPSAEAARRLRELAHPAWPHPPAAYDAAVGLATLDLADLLGLLAHPPETPQTALGRVLAGQDPALWLRCVQVWTCLGLLHHRTDEPWADSTRRRVLVELAREVPEVAEAALFALVTAAWVDPSVRRDVAELVAERLAAARHHQLPNAASLAHLALATPDLDPETTTTARTLAGVTPGQRRGALRALLRRLLPPWRTRPRGTP; encoded by the coding sequence GTGGCCGAGGGAACGGACGACCGGGCGCTGCCGGCGACGGAGGAACTGATCCTGGCCCGGCGGGCCCTGGATTCCGGCGAGCTGTCGCATGCCGCCGACCACGTCGCGGCGGCGCTGGCCCGGGCACCGACACTGCCCGAGGTCCACGAGACCCTCGCCCGGCTGGCCGCCGCCAGCGGCGACGGCGGGATCGACCTGTTCCCGTTGCAGCACCACACCTTCGTCGGCGCCGTGGTTGCCCGGGCACACCTGCTCGCCGCGGCCGGCCGCCCGGCCGACGGCCTCGATCTGCTGGTCGCCGCCACCGCGCACGCACCCGGCGCGGACTGGGCGGGCGTCCCCTGGGTGACCTCGCCCGAACTGGCCGAGCGTCTCGGGCCCGAGCAGGCCGCCCGGGTACTGATGCAGGTCTGCGCCGCCGTTCCCGACCCCGTTCCGCCGCCGAACCGCAGCGCCCTGGCCCCGTATCTCACGCTGGCCCGCAACGCGATCACCGTGCACCCGGAGCACGCGCTGCTACTGGGCACGGCGTCCGCGCTGGCCCGGCGGGTGGAGGAGATTCCGCTCGCGGTCCGCTGGGCCAGCCGGGGGGTACGCGCGGCGCCGTCGAAGATGGGCGAGGTGTGGCTCGGGTACGCGCTGCGCAGCGCCGGCCGGACCCGGGAGGCGCTCGCCGCGCTACGCCGCGCCGTCGAGCACGACCCGGACGACCTGGCGGTGTACGCCGACATCGCCGGCACCCTGGCCGACCACGGCCGGCTGGAGGCGGCGCTGGGCTGGATCGAGCGCGCCCTGGCCCGCAACCCGTCCTTCGACTGCGCGGTGCACACCGCGCACCGCCTGCGGTTCCTCCGCGACGGCGCAGTGCGTCACCTGGTGGCGCTGGCGGACTTCATCCGCGACCATCCGGATGACTCGCACGAGCACGGCGACCTGGCCGAATGCTGTCGGGGCCGCCCCTGGCTGGGTCAGCTGACCCCGGTGGCGCCGGCCCGCGGGACGAGCGGGCAACCCGGCACCGGGCACGACGGAACGCAGCCGCCGCCGCGCACCACGCCACCGCCGCCGTCGGCGGAGGCCGCCCGCCGGCTACGGGAACTCGCTCACCCGGCCTGGCCGCATCCACCGGCGGCCTACGACGCGGCGGTCGGCCTGGCCACGCTCGATCTGGCCGACCTGCTCGGCCTGCTGGCCCATCCGCCGGAGACCCCGCAGACCGCGCTGGGGCGGGTGCTCGCCGGTCAGGACCCGGCACTGTGGTTGCGCTGCGTGCAGGTCTGGACCTGTCTCGGGCTGCTGCATCACCGCACCGACGAGCCGTGGGCTGATTCCACCCGGCGGCGGGTGTTGGTGGAGTTGGCGCGCGAGGTGCCAGAGGTCGCCGAGGCGGCCCTGTTCGCTCTGGTGACCGCCGCCTGGGTCGATCCGTCGGTCCGCCGGGACGTGGCCGAACTGGTCGCCGAGCGGCTGGCGGCGGCCCGGCACCATCAGCTGCCCAACGCGGCCTCCCTGGCACACCTGGCGTTGGCCACGCCGGACCTCGACCCGGAGACCACCACCACCGCGCGGACGCTGGCCGGGGTGACCCCCGGCCAGCGTCGCGGTGCGCTGCGTGCCCTGCTGCGTCGTCTCCTGCCCCCGTGGCGGACCCGCCCGCGCGGCACGCCCTGA